In Acidimicrobiia bacterium, a genomic segment contains:
- a CDS encoding DinB family protein, whose protein sequence is MADQKPPPLEADERETARALLQYQRESLVRKVADVDEDAARFPLVASGTTLLWLVKHLARAETTWIVERFAGEDIQLPDDAVHGSDTLANAVDTYRQTWARVDRIVSKAPTLDQRCRRVSSDVPVNLRWVLSHLLEETARHAGHADILRELIDGRTGR, encoded by the coding sequence GTGGCCGACCAGAAGCCGCCTCCACTCGAGGCGGACGAACGCGAGACCGCGCGGGCGCTCCTGCAGTATCAGCGAGAATCGCTGGTCCGGAAGGTCGCTGACGTCGACGAAGACGCGGCACGATTCCCTCTCGTTGCGAGCGGCACCACGCTGCTCTGGCTCGTGAAGCACCTGGCGCGTGCGGAGACCACCTGGATCGTGGAACGCTTCGCCGGTGAGGACATCCAGCTGCCGGACGATGCCGTCCACGGAAGCGATACCCTCGCCAACGCGGTCGACACCTACCGCCAGACATGGGCTCGTGTCGACCGAATCGTGTCAAAAGCACCAACACTCGACCAGCGATGCCGCCGAGTCAGCAGTGACGTACCCGTCAACCTCCGCTGGGTGCTTTCGCACTTGCTCGAGGAGACCGCCCGACACGCTGGGCACGCAGACATCCTGCGCGAGCTCATCGA